The DNA window GATTCTCAAACTCATCTCTTAGTTTCATATTTACAATACTTAAAAGAAGATTTGGGTCCATTGACTTCATATTTTTGATTTCCATAAATATTTCCTCCTCTTTGTATCATGCTATATATTTCAATTATAACTTGATAATTGCATAAACTCAAGAAACTACAAAAAAAGGAGATTTTTTTATGACTATTTTGATAATATCTTTTTTATATCTTTCATAGCATCTAGTATTTTTATTGTCGGCCTCGAAAGAGTACTTTCATCTATCAGATATATCTCCCCTGTTTTTACAGCCTTTATAGATGCATAACCAGGTGTTTTCTTTATGTCGTCCCGGCTTCTAGAGTTCATTTTACCCTTCTGTACCAGATAGGTATCTATAGATGAACCTTGGGATATTAGGTACTCCATATTTACAGGAGTGAGAGTAGATGTTCCCTTTCTTAGGGGTTCATCATTGCCGGTGACAATATCTCCCCCGGCCTTTTCTATTATAAAATGTGCTATGGATTCTTTTGATGCCGTATAGAGCCCATTTTGCATTCTTGCTTCAAAAAAAACTTTTTTTCTTTTCCCACTCTTAGCCCCTATACTTTCAAGGCCCTTACGGTATCTTGCCACGTACTCCCTGCCGGCTTTTTCCCTCCCTATGAGATTACCTATATCTATCCAGTATCTTTCCAAATCATTATAATTAACAGGCTGGAGTGACACCACCGTGACACCC is part of the uncultured Ilyobacter sp. genome and encodes:
- a CDS encoding ABC transporter substrate-binding protein; its protein translation is MKFKVMLIWMFITINIFAYEVMEGDKPRKLAKSYERIISVYPAHTEVILDIGGKSKLVGTVKEKGVSERTQGIKNFSYNDSLEKYLSVRPDLVIIRPMYRDKNKNLFKRLEDMGVTVVSLQPVNYNDLERYWIDIGNLIGREKAGREYVARYRKGLESIGAKSGKRKKVFFEARMQNGLYTASKESIAHFIIEKAGGDIVTGNDEPLRKGTSTLTPVNMEYLISQGSSIDTYLVQKGKMNSRSRDDIKKTPGYASIKAVKTGEIYLIDESTLSRPTIKILDAMKDIKKILSK